From Granulimonas faecalis:
GCGGCCGATGCCCACGTTCTCGCCGGGGTGGATGTGGGTGCCGCGCTGGCGCACGATGATCTGGCCGGTCTTGATGGCCTGGCCGCCGAAGATCTTGGTGCCGAGTCGCTGGGCGTTGGAGTCGCGGCCGTTGCGGGACGAGCCGAGGCCTTTCTTGTGTGCCATGGTGAAAACCTGCCTAACTCTTGAATCCGGGTTCTGGTCTACTCGGCGGTGGAAGCCGACTCGGGGGCAGAGGCCTCACCGGGGATCTCGGTGACCTCGATGCGGGTGAGGTTCTGGCGGTGGCCCTTGGTGCGCTGGTAACGCTTGCGCTTGTGGAACTTGAAGACCATCTCCTTGGGGGCCTTGTGCTGGTCGACGACCTTGGCGGTGACCTTCTGGCCGGCGAGCGCGGCCGGGTCGACGGTGGTGGCAGCGCCGTCGTTGAGCAGCAGGACGTCGAGCTGGACCTGCTCGCCAGGCTGCGCGTCGAGCTTCTCGACGTCGAGGACGTCGCCCTTGGCAACCTTATACTGCTTGCCACCTGTGGAAACGATTGCGTACATGTGATCGAACCCTTCATTGCGAGGTGAGTGCAACAATTGTCCATGATAGACCGCCGGCGCACAAGCGTCAACGAGGCCCAACGGTCTCCCGGATGTCGCCGCAACGGGCCCGCTCCAAGGCCGCCGTGGAGGCTCCCCTGAAGCCGGCTATCCTAGTCATAGTAGACCGAGCGGCGCCCATTACAAGGCTTCCACAAGAGAGCCATCTTCCTCCTCGTGCCACTGACCCAACCGGAAGACGTCCACCCCGTCCAGGGAGCGCCCCTCCAGGGCCGGGGCGGCGAAGGCCGACCGGACCAGGACCTCGGGCCTCAGGGCGCCCTCGTTGGACGAGCGCGTGCGGACCGTGAGCTCCACGCCGCCGTCGACGTCGCGCGCGTCGAACCCCACGAGGGTGCGGCCGAGGTCCACCCGCTTCTCCTTGCGGCCCCTCAGGTAGGTGAGCTCCCCCGCCCGGGCGAGGGCTGCCACGGCCGCGGACACCTCGTCGGCGGTGGCGTCCGTGGCGAGCGAGAGGCGCCACGAGGCGCGGTCGAGCCACGCACCGAGGGCCGGCGAGCGCGGGTAGACGTAGGCGGCCCGCACGGGGGCGAGGTCGGCCGGGAGCGCCGCCGCGAGGCGCGCCAGGGCCTCCTCGGGCGGCACGTAGGAGCCCAGGGTGAGGTCGAGGTACTCGCTCGCCGAGGCCGCGCCCAGGGGCAGGGCGGCCGAGAAGGCGCACCTCATGCGGGGCGAGAAGCCCTGGGTCACGCAGAAGGGCAGGCGGGCCCGGCGCACGGCGCGCTCGAGGGCGCGCATGACGTCGAGGTGCCCGAGGAAGCGCAGCCGCCCCTCCTTGCGGTAGTGGACCCTCAGCAGGAACCGCTCGTTCTCGGCCATCATCGCTCACCCGCCAACACGTTCTCGACGCCCAGCGTGGGACAGATGCCGCAGCCCGTGCAGCTCTCCCGCGTGCAGTCGCCGGTGGTCTTTCCCTGCAGGGCACGCCGCCACTCCCGCTTGAGGAAGCCCTTGGACACGCCCGGGCTCGCGTGGTCCCACGGCAGCCGGGCGTCCAGGGGGAGCTCCTCCGTCGCTGTGACGGCGAGGTCGATGTCCAGCTCCCCGGCGGCGTCGCACCAGCCGTCGAAGCGGAACCGGTCGGTCCAAGCATCGAACCGGCAGCCGCGGCGCCACGCGCCGTAGATGAGGTCGAACCCCTCGCGGCCCATCTTGGAGAGGGCCGCCTCGAGCATCGAGGTGTCGGCATCGTGGTAGCTCACGCGCACGGCACGGTCGGACACCGTCTCGAGGAGAAGGGCCTGGCGGCGCCGCACCTCCTCGATGGGAAGCTGCCCGCACCACTGGAACGGGGTGTGGGCCTTAGGCACGAAGACAGCCACCGACACGGAGACCGACAGGGAGCCGCGGCGGCCCTTGGGCACGATCTCGCGCCCGATGGCCAGGACCCTCTCGGCCAGGCGAGGGATGGCGCGGATGTCGTCGTCGGTCTCGGTGGGCAGGCCCATCATGAAGTAGAGCTTCATGCGCTGCCAGCCGTTCTCGAAGGCGTTGCGGGCGGCGCGCTCGAGGTCCTCCTCGGTCACGTTCTTGTTGATGACGTCGCGCAGGCGCTGGCTCCCGGCCTCGGGGGCGAAGGTGAGGCCGCCGCGCTTGGCGCCGGAGACCTCGAGGGCCATCTCTACGCCGAAGGAGTCGAGCCGCTGCGACGGGATGGAGACGCGCACGGCCTCGTCCTCGAAGCACCGGTTGAGGCGGTGGAGAATCCGGGCGCACTGCGAGTGGTCCGTGGTGGAGAGGCTCATGAGCGAGACCTCGTCGTAGCCCGTCCGTGCGAGGCCCTCCACGCAG
This genomic window contains:
- a CDS encoding TIGR03960 family B12-binding radical SAM protein, whose amino-acid sequence is MSLPRENRFDEIAPLLPKVEKPARYLGHEWGSTEPDEDAFHVCMVFPDVYEIGVPNLGVAILYRALNRTPGLSCERCYLPWPDMADAMRAAGVPLLSLESASPVASFGMVGVSIAHELAGTNVVEALDLARIPVRACDRAEDEAIVVAGGPGIWNPEPLAPMFDAFLLGEGEEHIVEVAEAVKAGREAGLPRAQIVASLVDVPGTYVPSAYEVRRDGEGTRFGYVVPKEGSGAPEVVLRRVADDFRASDPCAGTIVPSLETVQDRLSVEVLRGCARGCRFCQAGITYRPVRERDADDVVAACVEGLARTGYDEVSLMSLSTTDHSQCARILHRLNRCFEDEAVRVSIPSQRLDSFGVEMALEVSGAKRGGLTFAPEAGSQRLRDVINKNVTEEDLERAARNAFENGWQRMKLYFMMGLPTETDDDIRAIPRLAERVLAIGREIVPKGRRGSLSVSVSVAVFVPKAHTPFQWCGQLPIEEVRRRQALLLETVSDRAVRVSYHDADTSMLEAALSKMGREGFDLIYGAWRRGCRFDAWTDRFRFDGWCDAAGELDIDLAVTATEELPLDARLPWDHASPGVSKGFLKREWRRALQGKTTGDCTRESCTGCGICPTLGVENVLAGER
- a CDS encoding TIGR03936 family radical SAM-associated protein, producing the protein MAENERFLLRVHYRKEGRLRFLGHLDVMRALERAVRRARLPFCVTQGFSPRMRCAFSAALPLGAASASEYLDLTLGSYVPPEEALARLAAALPADLAPVRAAYVYPRSPALGAWLDRASWRLSLATDATADEVSAAVAALARAGELTYLRGRKEKRVDLGRTLVGFDARDVDGGVELTVRTRSSNEGALRPEVLVRSAFAAPALEGRSLDGVDVFRLGQWHEEEDGSLVEAL
- the rplU gene encoding 50S ribosomal protein L21; amino-acid sequence: MYAIVSTGGKQYKVAKGDVLDVEKLDAQPGEQVQLDVLLLNDGAATTVDPAALAGQKVTAKVVDQHKAPKEMVFKFHKRKRYQRTKGHRQNLTRIEVTEIPGEASAPESASTAE
- the rpmA gene encoding 50S ribosomal protein L27, whose translation is MAHKKGLGSSRNGRDSNAQRLGTKIFGGQAIKTGQIIVRQRGTHIHPGENVGIGRDDTLFALADGVVEFTKGAKHKVHVRPVEA